In Mytilus edulis chromosome 6, xbMytEdul2.2, whole genome shotgun sequence, the following proteins share a genomic window:
- the LOC139526784 gene encoding uncharacterized protein, whose product MMNACIYSWIFGLYLLVLEAYSSAYILTTSSDKATTGMDFNFTCYFTSIEYDLTISRDNAFECRFRRHCRLYGYNENFTCTCSDTTVTLTVPGTFDIETLHGSQWMCKDYYYGEPSNEVLLNVNVPIKQVKLKAIPNDMNPIDILSGSNQQFTCTTGEGRPSSRIHWFMSGVNITDDAVVKPNTCNQGCNGKVISSSVLIYIGHITDIGKTIYCTASNLDETSVRSQDKMLNILFKPVILEIPDYNITEGSNLNIDPTINANPDPISVWWTRQNKPEFIYHGRNLTIRGIQRVSSDNYTCHAMNTITAQGHPTKNRSSEEIFNVNVQFVQWHGDAVNNAAVGAGTGIAVTIFIIGVTILNIFLFRKRRLSKKKEQSNSEFMKQNFMCQEKRHRRTNISIMN is encoded by the exons CATATATATTGACAACATCCTCTGACAAGGCTACTACTGGAATGGACTTTAATTTCACTTGCTATTTCACTTCAATCGAATATGACCTAACTATATCAAGAGATAACGCATTTGAATGTAGATTTCGAAGACATTGCAGATTGTATGGTTACAATGAAAACTTCACGTGTACTTGTAGCGATACAACCGTCACCTTGACTGTACCTGGAACATTTGATATAGAAACCTTACACGGATCTCAATGGATGTGTAAAGATTATTATTACGGTGAACCCTCAAATGAGGTGCTGTTAAATGTCAATG TTCCGATTAAACAAGTCAAGTTAAAAGCAATTCCAAATGATATGAATCCAATAGACATTTTGTCTGGTTCAAACCAGCAGTTTACTTGTACAACTGGTGAAGGTCGACCGTCATCAAGGATCCATTGGTTTATGTCTGGTGTGAACATAACTGATGATGCTGTTGTTAAGCCTAATACGTGCAATCAAGGATGTAATGGCAAAGTGATATCATCAAGTGTTTTGATATACATTGGTCATATTACTGACATTGGGAAGACAATTTACTGCACAGCTTCTAATTTAGATGAAACAAGTGTCCGATCACAAGAcaaaatgttgaatatcttat TCAAACCAGTCATTTTAGAAATACCAGATTACAACATTACAGAAGGGAGTAATTTGAACATTGACCCTACAATAAATGCCAATCCAGATCCTATATCTGTATGGTGGACACGTCAAAATAAACCCGAATTCATATATCATGGTAGGAACCTTACAATAAGAGGCATCCAAAGAGTGTCTAGTGATAACTACACGTGTCATGCTATGAACACTATAACAGCGCAAGGACATCCAACGAAGAATAGATCATCCGAGGAAATATTTAATGtcaatgtacaat TTGTACAATGGCATGGAGATGCAGTTAATAATGCTGCAGTTGGAGCAGGAACAGGGATTGCTGTTACCATCTTTATAATCGGGGTtaccattttgaatatttttttgttcagaAAACGTCGACTGTCCAAGAAAAAAG AACAGAGCAACAGCGAGTTTATGAAACAGAACTTCATGTGCCAAG agAAACGCCACAGACGGACAAACATTTCTATAATGAATTAG